Genomic window (Bacillus pumilus):
TAACCAAAATGATGGGCATCGATATGGGGTCTGAAAAAGAACATTCCCATTCTGAAGAGGAATTGAAGATTTTATTATCTGAGAGCTTAAAAAATGGGGAAATCAACCCATCAGAATATAATTATATGAACAAGATTTTCGACTTTGATAATCGAATTGCCAGAGAGATCATGATTCCTCGGAGAGAAATTTGTGCGATTCCAGAAGATATGCCGCTAGATGATATCCTCGCCATCATGACGAAGGAAAAATATACACGCTTTCCCGTGTTTTCAGGGGATAAAGACCATGTCATCGGCATGCTTAACAAAAAGCAGCTCTTTGCAGATCTTGTGTATCAAGGAGAAAAAGATCAACTGAAAATTCAAGATTATATATACCCAGTGATTGAAGTCATTGACACGATTCCTATTCAGGAGCTTCTCGTCAAAATGCAGCGTGATAGAATGCATATGGCGATTTTAACCGACGAATATGGCGGAACATCTGGACTTGTCACAACAGAAGATGTTTTAGAAGAGATTGTCGGAGATATTCGAGATGAATTCGACGAAGATGAGCAGCCTGTTATTCAAAAAAGAGCCGATCAGCATTATGTTTTAGATGGCAAAGTGAGATTAGATGAAGTGCAAGATTTAATCGAAATCTCCTATCATGATGAAGAAATTGATACAATAGGCGGGTTAATCTTAAAAGAGAATATTGATATCCGAGAAGGACAATCCATTTACATTGATGATATTCGAATGAAGGTGCTGGAGATGGATGGACGCTACGTGAAAAAGATCGACTTGAAGAAGGGCGTTTCATCATCAGAAAAAGGAAATGCACGCACTGGGCTTGATATAAAAGAACCGCTGTTAGTAAACGAAATGACCTTGAGCGAAAAATAAGCTCAAGGTTTTTTTAGGTATTTAGCCTCTTTTAACGAATGTACGTTCGGTTTATAATAAGAACAAACGTTCGTTAGAGGGGGATGGACATGCTTTGGTATGAAACAGCAAGTATCACGGAGAAAAAAACCTCAATGAAACGAATTGAGTTTCATTTGAAGAATTTTAAAAATTATCAGGCGGCGATTGTAAATATTGAAAGGCAGCTTGAAAAAAGAAACCCGCTCCATCTGGATCATATGACAAGGAAGAAATTAGAAGAGCAAAAGAGTCAGTATGAACTTATCGTTGTCTGTATTGAAACCGCACTAAAAGAGTTGGATGAAATAGAGCGACAACTCATCGATTACAAATATTTTCGAGATTGGCGCATGGCCAAGTGTGCTATGGAAATCGGCTACAGTGAGAAAACACTCTTTCTAATGAAACGTCAGCTCATGGATCAACTGCTCATCAGTCTAGCCGCCATTACGAATATTTAAAATAGATGCTGTCCTATTTGATAAAACGCAGCAAAGAGACAGAAAGACCCAACGAGTGTCACAAATAAGTAGACAGCAAGTTTTCCGATTTGCCGCTGCTGCAGCATGGTCGCAGACTCTACACTAAACGTAGAAAATGTTGTGAAACCACCGAAAAAACCAGTTCCAATAATCACGAGTAGCGGATGATTTGCCGCTACGGCACCTGTCACTACACCTAAACCGGCTGCGCCTAATAAGTTGATGAGAATGATACTATACGGGAAACGTGCATGAGACTTCTTTTTCTGTATCGATTGGCTGATGAAAAAGCGAAGGGCGCTGCCAATCCCACCAGCAACAGCTGTATATAAAACGATCATTTATTTGCTTCCTTTCTGCTGCTTATTTTGATGAAAGAGACGCTGAGACATCATCAGTCCACATAAGGCAGCGGCCACTCCGAAAGGGACTGAGCTCAGAATATACATCACACTTGAGGTGAACTGCCCCGTTTGTAATAAAAGAACTGTTTCTTTAGAAAAAGTCGACATTGTCGTAAAACCTCCGCAAAAACCTGTTCCGATCAAAGCGGCAAGATATTTTTTGTCCTTCCGGAACATAAAATATCCTGTTGACAAACCAAGCAGAAGACTACCTATCACGTTTTCAATTAGCGTTGCATAGGGAAAGGATTCACTGACAACGGCTTGGCTTAATTCATACCTGCAAAGCGTCCCGATTAGTCCGCCAATAAATACGGCAAAATATGCTTTCATTTACATCATTTCTCCTTTAGAAAAAATGCCGGATGATCTGTCACCACTCCATCAACGGGGTATTTTTTGATCCAATCGGCTGTTTTTTGATCTTTTACAGTCCATGTAAATACATCCATCCCGAATGAGTGAATGCGGTCTATCCACCGTCTGTTGATCATCGTTTTCTTCATATTAAGACAATCGGCAAACGAGCGATACGCTGTTAATTTTCTTTTCGCCAGTTTGAATGGAGTAGGCTTTATGATTAAAGCTGTTCGAAGAGAAGGGGCGTAAGCTTTGATTCTTTGAAGGGCACTCTCATCAAAAGATTGAACCATGATATGACGAGAATAGGCAAACTGATTGATGATATTGATAACTGCCTGTTCAATTCCTATCTGCCGTTTTGGGTGTTTGATCTCGATTAATATTCCGATTCGCTGGCTGTATCTCTCAAGAACTTCTTGTAATGTTGGCATTCGTTCGTTCGTGTATTGAGGATCAAACCAGCTTCCTGCGTCCAGTTTTTTCAGCTGATCAAGTGTATAGCTTTTGACGAAGCCGCTTCCGTTCGTTGTTCGGTCAACTGTATCATCATGGATCACGACAACGTGCTGATCCATTGTGAGCTGTACATCTAATTCAATATAATCTGCACCCTGCTGAACAGCTAAATCAAACGCGGCGATTGTATTTTCTGGGGCAGCGCTTGATGACCCTCTATGCGCGATAATATACACATGCTCCAGCTCCCTGACATAAGTTCTAGTCTTATCATATCAAATGCTTTCCCGTTTTTCCTTCTTTACTATATGGAGGGAAGAAGAGCAGTATGTAAGGGCGAACGGCATGTGCCGAGAAAGTATGAGGTTTCAAATATGAAAAGTTGCAGGAATATCCCAAGCTTTCATTGAGTAAATCTGAATAACATCAATTTTTCTTCGATCAATTTTCTCCAAATCGTCAGCGTTCGCCAAAATATTAGTGCTTTCGTCATGTTGACTGAAAATTCTGATGTTTTATAATGATGAAAAGGAGGCGAGATGATTGGGTAAAGGGAGAATTAGAGTGGAAGAACGTATTAAGGTCGAAACGGATGCTGAAATGTTTAAAGCGACTCTCCTTGATCAGGCTCAGAAGAAAAAGTAGTTTGCTGCCCGTCGATATGTCTCTAGCCAAAATTTCATAAATGCACATCAAGCCTCGGGATCAGTCCCGAGGCTTTTTATATAGAGGTCAGACATTTAAGAGAGGACATGAACGAAGGTTATATTATAAACTAGAGAGGATTGTTTTAAAGGAGAGAGACAAACATGTTTACACAAAAATGGATGGATACATATTTTACAGTAGATATTGCGATCCAAATCGGCATTAGCCTTTGTATTTTATTGCTTTTTTTATTGCTTCGGAAAGTATTTACGAAGTACTTATTTCATCTTCTCTTTAGGCTGACCAATCGGTCTAAAACAGAGGTCATT
Coding sequences:
- a CDS encoding YhdX family protein, whose amino-acid sequence is MGKGRIRVEERIKVETDAEMFKATLLDQAQKKK
- a CDS encoding transcriptional regulator: MLWYETASITEKKTSMKRIEFHLKNFKNYQAAIVNIERQLEKRNPLHLDHMTRKKLEEQKSQYELIVVCIETALKELDEIERQLIDYKYFRDWRMAKCAMEIGYSEKTLFLMKRQLMDQLLISLAAITNI
- a CDS encoding glycerophosphodiester phosphodiesterase — translated: MYIIAHRGSSSAAPENTIAAFDLAVQQGADYIELDVQLTMDQHVVVIHDDTVDRTTNGSGFVKSYTLDQLKKLDAGSWFDPQYTNERMPTLQEVLERYSQRIGILIEIKHPKRQIGIEQAVINIINQFAYSRHIMVQSFDESALQRIKAYAPSLRTALIIKPTPFKLAKRKLTAYRSFADCLNMKKTMINRRWIDRIHSFGMDVFTWTVKDQKTADWIKKYPVDGVVTDHPAFFLKEK
- the crcB gene encoding fluoride efflux transporter CrcB, giving the protein MIVLYTAVAGGIGSALRFFISQSIQKKKSHARFPYSIILINLLGAAGLGVVTGAVAANHPLLVIIGTGFFGGFTTFSTFSVESATMLQQRQIGKLAVYLFVTLVGSFCLFAAFYQIGQHLF
- a CDS encoding hemolysin family protein; the encoded protein is MDDIVNLSIVGVLIALTAFFVASEFAIVKVRSSRIDQLVSEGSKKAIVAKKVTSRLDEYLSACQLGITVTSLGLGWIGKPAVKELLVRGFGLTNIPDSAISLISATLAFSIITFLHVVVGELAPKTLAIQKAEKMTLWLSGPLHAFYILMFPFIYVLNGSARVLTKMMGIDMGSEKEHSHSEEELKILLSESLKNGEINPSEYNYMNKIFDFDNRIAREIMIPRREICAIPEDMPLDDILAIMTKEKYTRFPVFSGDKDHVIGMLNKKQLFADLVYQGEKDQLKIQDYIYPVIEVIDTIPIQELLVKMQRDRMHMAILTDEYGGTSGLVTTEDVLEEIVGDIRDEFDEDEQPVIQKRADQHYVLDGKVRLDEVQDLIEISYHDEEIDTIGGLILKENIDIREGQSIYIDDIRMKVLEMDGRYVKKIDLKKGVSSSEKGNARTGLDIKEPLLVNEMTLSEK
- the crcB gene encoding fluoride efflux transporter CrcB, whose amino-acid sequence is MKAYFAVFIGGLIGTLCRYELSQAVVSESFPYATLIENVIGSLLLGLSTGYFMFRKDKKYLAALIGTGFCGGFTTMSTFSKETVLLLQTGQFTSSVMYILSSVPFGVAAALCGLMMSQRLFHQNKQQKGSK